From Phormidium ambiguum IAM M-71, one genomic window encodes:
- a CDS encoding GIY-YIG nuclease family protein, whose amino-acid sequence MEPEQLSLFDIQSEPVFKSQQPTLSMSCDALVAWKTRIFEYQQQVKVSQPAVQQTLFDLTPTHVDPDSIDPFSLTLQPMSFYRMPVDGPGEACLYFVIDNAMPLLLYVGETRKSNQRWKGTHDCKRYLSYYENLHRTHQLKTAICMTFWWEAPIATKPRQQLESALIAKWKSPFNKQNWDVWGTPFV is encoded by the coding sequence GTGGAACCCGAACAACTGAGTTTATTTGACATCCAATCTGAACCTGTTTTCAAAAGTCAGCAACCGACATTAAGCATGAGTTGTGATGCGTTAGTTGCTTGGAAAACTCGCATTTTTGAATATCAACAACAGGTGAAAGTTAGTCAACCAGCAGTGCAGCAAACGTTATTCGATTTGACACCAACGCACGTTGACCCAGATTCGATCGATCCATTTTCATTAACTTTACAACCCATGTCGTTTTATCGAATGCCTGTAGATGGGCCAGGTGAAGCTTGTCTATATTTTGTCATTGATAATGCAATGCCGCTACTGTTATATGTTGGTGAAACCCGTAAATCAAACCAACGCTGGAAGGGAACACATGACTGCAAAAGATATCTTAGTTACTACGAAAATTTGCATCGTACACATCAATTAAAAACTGCGATTTGTATGACATTTTGGTGGGAAGCACCGATCGCTACTAAACCAAGGCAACAACTAGAATCAGCACTAATCGCTAAGTGGAAATCACCTTTTAACAAGCAAAATTGGGATGTTTGGGGAACACCTTTTGTTTGA